A genomic stretch from Methanomassiliicoccales archaeon includes:
- a CDS encoding exosome subunit: MVFHNLFFRVFVNATEDENKVIKALQFVAGINEFKRSLSTGYHGNPITILETILRKKTEIDAFFSRVSSNDLKKIVDTLERRTDDEGFVYFRFDKQLAYLEKLVLTDGEDVIAVKGKVKAYPSTYDRAIDKSKEYFESLIKKKSSNLG; encoded by the coding sequence ATGGTATTCCACAACCTTTTCTTCAGAGTTTTCGTAAACGCGACGGAGGATGAGAATAAAGTCATTAAGGCTTTGCAATTTGTCGCTGGGATAAACGAATTCAAACGGTCATTGTCAACTGGCTATCACGGCAATCCAATTACAATCCTCGAAACAATTCTGAGAAAGAAAACGGAAATTGATGCGTTTTTTAGTAGAGTGAGTTCAAATGATTTGAAAAAGATTGTTGATACCTTGGAACGAAGAACGGACGACGAGGGATTCGTTTATTTCAGATTTGATAAGCAGCTCGCGTATCTTGAAAAGCTTGTGCTGACGGATGGTGAGGATGTGATCGCTGTCAAAGGGAAAGTCAAGGCTTACCCCAGTACATACGATCGTGCAATCGATAAATCCAAGGAATACTTTGAGTCATTGATTAAGAAGAAATCATCAAATCTGGGTTAG
- a CDS encoding 2-oxoacid:acceptor oxidoreductase family protein: MIEIRIHGRGGQGAVVASEILARAAVKDGMRVAAFPFFGVERRGAPVTAFCRIDDKPIRIHAGIYEPDYVIVLDPKLMEFVDVCQGLKPNGEILMNTTRSKQELGINKPNRTWTVDATGIALKHGLGSETAPIVNTAIVGAFVKIFPKISLDSVLKSIEEAAPTKKDANVAAAKEAYHMVKEA; encoded by the coding sequence ATGATCGAGATCCGCATTCATGGACGAGGCGGTCAGGGAGCCGTTGTGGCTTCCGAGATTCTCGCCCGCGCTGCCGTCAAAGATGGCATGCGAGTCGCAGCCTTTCCATTTTTTGGGGTGGAGAGGCGAGGAGCGCCAGTAACAGCTTTTTGCAGAATTGATGATAAGCCGATCAGAATTCATGCTGGCATCTATGAACCAGATTATGTGATCGTTCTTGATCCAAAACTCATGGAATTCGTCGATGTATGTCAGGGATTGAAACCAAATGGCGAGATATTGATGAATACGACACGAAGTAAACAAGAGCTCGGAATCAACAAGCCCAATAGGACGTGGACCGTGGATGCCACGGGCATCGCATTAAAACACGGACTCGGGAGCGAAACCGCTCCGATTGTCAACACTGCGATCGTTGGGGCATTTGTGAAAATCTTTCCAAAGATATCACTTGATTCCGTATTGAAGAGCATCGAAGAAGCTGCTCCAACTAAGAAAGACGCAAATGTCGCTGCTGCGAAGGAAGCTTATCACATGGTCAAGGAGGCGTAA
- a CDS encoding 4Fe-4S binding protein, giving the protein MVEVPKTYKDLPSTPITFFTTEDNKTGTWRTIRPVIDKEKCTRCYICWKFCPDLSIEVEEEGDYPNVDYDHCKGCGICANECPSGAIAMEKEMGK; this is encoded by the coding sequence ATGGTCGAAGTACCCAAGACTTACAAGGACCTACCTTCCACGCCGATCACATTTTTCACAACAGAGGACAACAAGACCGGTACCTGGCGAACGATCAGACCAGTTATCGATAAGGAGAAATGCACCAGGTGCTACATTTGCTGGAAATTCTGCCCTGATTTAAGCATCGAAGTTGAAGAAGAAGGCGATTATCCGAATGTCGATTACGATCACTGCAAAGGATGTGGGATTTGCGCCAATGAATGTCCTTCTGGCGCGATTGCGATGGAGAAGGAGATGGGAAAATGA
- the porA gene encoding pyruvate ferredoxin oxidoreductase: MMEVMTANYAAAYAVKLARVGVIAAYPITPQSSISEKLAEMYVKGELYGKYFLVESEHSAMSMLIGASYAGARTFTATSSHGLALMHEMLFWAVGARRPIVMAVVARALAPPWNIWGDHMDVMSERDTGWMQFFCENNQETLDTILMAYKISEDRSVMLPSMVIEDGFILSHTYEAVDIPDQDDVDDFLPPFDPEWKIDFDDPRRFGGLTMPDWWSEFRYRIALDQEVAKKKIVEVDKEFERRFGRSYGGLVEFYNCDDAEVALVLAGSAVGTAKEVSDKMRERGKKVGVVKLKTFRPFPAEELKKLNDMVPVVGVFDRSYTFGYGGALYSEVRNGIYVPGGGALVKNYVGGMGGKDFTPKNMEFIFEDLLRIKKEGKVDRMVEWINIKDGTGRW; encoded by the coding sequence ATGATGGAAGTGATGACAGCCAATTATGCGGCTGCGTACGCGGTTAAGCTAGCCCGAGTTGGAGTGATTGCTGCATATCCAATTACGCCTCAAAGCAGCATTTCCGAGAAATTAGCGGAAATGTATGTTAAGGGAGAGCTTTACGGCAAGTATTTTTTGGTCGAAAGCGAGCACAGTGCAATGTCAATGCTCATCGGTGCTTCATACGCTGGGGCGAGAACATTCACTGCGACATCTTCACACGGTCTCGCCCTGATGCACGAAATGCTGTTCTGGGCGGTTGGTGCTCGGAGACCGATCGTTATGGCTGTAGTCGCGCGAGCGCTCGCTCCCCCGTGGAACATATGGGGGGATCACATGGATGTGATGAGCGAGCGAGATACAGGTTGGATGCAGTTCTTTTGCGAAAACAATCAAGAGACACTCGACACAATTCTCATGGCTTATAAGATCTCGGAAGATCGGTCAGTGATGTTGCCGTCAATGGTGATTGAAGATGGCTTCATCCTTTCCCACACGTATGAAGCGGTTGACATTCCTGATCAGGATGACGTGGATGATTTTCTGCCGCCATTCGATCCAGAATGGAAAATCGACTTCGACGATCCGAGGAGATTCGGTGGTCTCACAATGCCAGATTGGTGGTCAGAATTTAGATATCGCATCGCACTAGATCAAGAGGTTGCGAAAAAGAAAATCGTGGAAGTCGACAAAGAATTCGAAAGAAGATTCGGCAGGAGTTACGGTGGTCTTGTGGAATTCTATAACTGTGATGATGCAGAGGTGGCACTTGTTCTCGCCGGGTCTGCAGTCGGTACAGCAAAAGAAGTTTCCGATAAGATGCGCGAGAGAGGGAAGAAGGTCGGTGTTGTTAAACTCAAGACCTTTAGACCTTTTCCAGCCGAGGAATTAAAAAAGCTTAATGATATGGTGCCTGTGGTTGGCGTGTTTGATCGGAGCTATACATTCGGATACGGCGGTGCATTGTATTCCGAAGTGAGGAACGGGATTTACGTCCCCGGTGGAGGGGCCCTCGTCAAAAACTACGTCGGTGGAATGGGCGGGAAGGATTTCACGCCGAAGAACATGGAATTTATCTTTGAAGATCTTCTCAGGATCAAGAAGGAAGGTAAAGTGGACAGAATGGTCGAATGGATTAATATAAAAGATGGAACGGGGAGGTGGTAA
- a CDS encoding pyruvate synthase subunit beta, whose amino-acid sequence MPKFTIPKEEYVCKGHSACPGCGTPLALRYTLKALGKRTVLNIPAGCGGVILGVWPSYALKVPVVDNAFECTAAIADGIRAGFDVLGVKDAYVVGWAGDGGTVDIGLQALSAAVDRNANIIYVMLDNEAYMNTGIQKSGCTPIGAWTTTTPVANGKGWNTSPKKRIMEMLVANGIAYGATVNVAYPEDFIARLREAKDIKGTKFIHALAPCTPGWRIDPRKSIEVARLATQTGIFPLYKVENGKYSLTKEIKNRKPVREYLRLQGRFRHLPEEAINEIQRLVDEEYARLLKKIKETNE is encoded by the coding sequence ATCCCCAAATTCACGATTCCAAAGGAAGAATATGTTTGCAAGGGACACAGTGCATGCCCAGGTTGCGGGACGCCGCTTGCCCTCCGTTATACTCTAAAGGCCCTTGGCAAGCGAACGGTATTGAATATCCCTGCGGGTTGCGGTGGCGTCATACTTGGTGTCTGGCCAAGTTATGCCCTGAAAGTCCCAGTTGTTGACAATGCATTTGAGTGCACAGCGGCCATCGCAGATGGCATAAGGGCTGGATTTGATGTGCTCGGCGTTAAAGATGCGTATGTCGTCGGCTGGGCTGGCGACGGTGGAACCGTTGACATCGGTCTTCAGGCGCTTTCCGCCGCCGTTGATCGCAATGCAAACATCATCTATGTCATGCTGGACAACGAAGCATATATGAACACAGGAATTCAGAAAAGTGGATGCACTCCGATCGGCGCGTGGACGACAACAACCCCGGTCGCCAATGGAAAAGGCTGGAACACATCCCCGAAGAAGAGGATCATGGAAATGCTAGTTGCTAACGGGATCGCTTATGGGGCAACCGTCAATGTTGCGTATCCAGAGGACTTTATTGCGAGGCTGAGAGAAGCGAAAGACATCAAAGGCACAAAATTCATTCATGCTTTGGCTCCGTGCACACCGGGCTGGCGTATTGATCCAAGGAAGAGCATCGAAGTCGCAAGACTCGCAACACAGACTGGAATCTTCCCGCTTTATAAAGTGGAAAATGGAAAATATTCATTAACAAAAGAGATCAAGAACAGAAAACCAGTTCGAGAGTACCTGAGACTCCAGGGAAGATTCAGACATCTCCCGGAAGAGGCGATCAACGAAATACAAAGACTCGTTGATGAAGAATACGCGCGTCTCCTCAAGAAAATCAAGGAGACAAATGAATAA
- the leuS gene encoding leucine--tRNA ligase, whose product MTNKLTDIERKWQERWYDVGINESEPDNRPKFMIIFAYPGVTGYLHVGHLRGYTYVDAIARYMRMNGYNVLFPVGTHATGNGAISLARRIKARDRATLEYMFANGCPESEIKNLEDPINVVHFFNDVYVNQYWKRFGFLADWRRFTCTIYPDYQKFIQWQFRKLMAKGLLIQKPYFAPACIECGPVAVDPSETDLQKGGRAEIVEYTLLKFKCENLFLVAATLRPETVFGQTNFWVNPDVEYVKVKNNSEIWVISRPSFEKMKYQKEGLEIIGMITGKELVGKKCIAPMIHREIIVLPAKFCDPSVGTGLVTSVPSDAPDDWIALKELQENETMLSEYNLDPAEIRKIKPIPIIDIDGWGPLPAVEIVEKMGIERSGDSRLEEAKKIVYRDGFHKGKMNSNCGQYAGIPVQKAKELMRDEMISKGEAELFYDLSEEVICRCGKPVVIKKVPDQWFIDYGNKSLTEDSKRHARTMHILPPEYYANIQNVLDWFRERACVRQGNWLGTKFPFDEKWIIEAISDSTLYPIYYLVSKYVNEGSLKTEQLTEEFFDYVFLGEGDAESVAKKIGVDLELLRRIREDVEYWYPLDINLGGKEHMTVHFPAFLMNHVGILQEKYWPRGIFVNWYITGKLGKISKSKGGAEPIPGAAERFGVDTMRLYYAHIASPFADVEWDEEALENYKSRIDRIFKTIEELRNLDGIGEFKHIDRWMLSRLNSRIRAVREGMKDYDLRQLANEVYFEMINDIRWYLRRGGNNRKLINRVLDAWIRMMAPITPHIAEELWEYLGKECFVSTSNFPNVIEEEIRLDVEEAEEFLKSIVSDINEILNVTGIAPKHIRLYTSPKWKMQVFSMAIDLARRKELTIPGLTKMVMKDQVLKTYGKEASDFARKTAEALLKCSNDDLSRFEAKFDEFDFLSEAAQFLKNEFGCEISVHSADDPNAPDPQNKAKLAIPRRPAIYVE is encoded by the coding sequence ATGACCAACAAACTGACAGATATCGAGCGAAAATGGCAGGAAAGATGGTATGACGTCGGCATCAATGAATCAGAACCTGACAACCGGCCGAAATTCATGATCATCTTTGCTTATCCTGGAGTAACTGGATATCTACATGTAGGGCATTTGCGAGGCTACACTTATGTGGATGCGATCGCGCGCTACATGCGAATGAATGGATATAATGTCTTGTTTCCCGTTGGGACCCATGCGACAGGCAACGGAGCGATTAGTCTAGCGAGGAGGATAAAAGCACGCGACAGGGCGACACTTGAGTACATGTTTGCCAACGGATGCCCAGAGTCCGAGATCAAAAATCTGGAAGATCCAATCAATGTCGTTCACTTCTTTAACGATGTTTATGTTAATCAATACTGGAAAAGATTTGGGTTTCTTGCTGACTGGCGTCGTTTTACATGCACGATATACCCCGATTATCAAAAATTCATCCAGTGGCAGTTCCGTAAACTCATGGCGAAAGGGCTCTTGATCCAGAAGCCTTATTTCGCTCCAGCGTGCATCGAATGCGGCCCGGTGGCTGTTGACCCCTCCGAGACAGATCTCCAAAAAGGTGGAAGAGCAGAGATCGTTGAATATACACTTCTTAAGTTCAAATGTGAAAATCTATTTCTCGTTGCAGCAACGCTTCGCCCTGAAACTGTTTTCGGTCAAACTAATTTTTGGGTCAATCCAGATGTCGAATACGTGAAAGTCAAGAATAACAGTGAGATCTGGGTTATAAGTAGGCCATCTTTTGAAAAGATGAAGTACCAAAAAGAAGGGCTTGAGATTATTGGTATGATCACCGGAAAAGAACTCGTTGGGAAGAAATGCATTGCTCCAATGATCCACAGGGAAATTATTGTACTTCCAGCAAAGTTCTGCGATCCCTCAGTCGGTACAGGTCTCGTCACGAGTGTTCCATCGGACGCACCGGATGACTGGATCGCGTTAAAAGAATTACAGGAAAATGAAACCATGCTATCGGAATACAATCTTGATCCGGCTGAAATTCGAAAAATCAAGCCAATCCCAATCATCGATATCGATGGCTGGGGACCTCTACCTGCGGTCGAGATTGTTGAGAAGATGGGCATCGAGAGAAGCGGCGACTCCAGGCTTGAAGAGGCAAAGAAGATCGTGTATCGTGACGGATTTCACAAAGGAAAGATGAATAGCAATTGTGGCCAATACGCTGGAATACCGGTTCAGAAAGCAAAAGAGCTCATGCGCGATGAAATGATTTCAAAGGGTGAGGCCGAACTGTTTTACGACCTGTCTGAAGAAGTCATCTGCAGATGCGGAAAACCTGTTGTGATCAAGAAGGTTCCAGACCAATGGTTTATTGATTATGGTAACAAGTCATTAACGGAGGATAGCAAGAGGCACGCGAGAACCATGCATATTCTTCCGCCAGAATACTATGCCAATATACAAAATGTCCTCGACTGGTTCCGAGAGAGAGCATGCGTCAGACAAGGTAATTGGCTAGGTACAAAATTCCCATTTGATGAAAAATGGATAATTGAGGCGATTTCCGACTCGACACTCTATCCAATCTATTATCTCGTTTCAAAGTATGTTAACGAAGGATCGTTGAAGACAGAACAATTGACCGAGGAGTTTTTCGATTATGTTTTTCTTGGTGAGGGCGATGCCGAGAGCGTTGCTAAAAAGATTGGAGTCGACCTAGAGCTTCTTAGAAGAATTAGAGAAGATGTCGAGTATTGGTATCCTCTTGATATTAATCTAGGCGGAAAGGAACACATGACTGTTCATTTTCCGGCGTTTCTAATGAATCATGTCGGAATTCTTCAGGAAAAATACTGGCCACGGGGCATATTCGTCAATTGGTATATCACAGGAAAACTTGGCAAAATATCAAAATCGAAGGGCGGCGCAGAGCCGATTCCCGGTGCAGCGGAACGATTCGGTGTCGATACGATGAGACTATATTATGCGCACATTGCCTCGCCATTTGCAGACGTCGAGTGGGATGAGGAGGCGCTCGAGAATTATAAGAGCAGGATCGATCGAATTTTCAAAACAATTGAGGAATTAAGAAATCTTGACGGAATAGGGGAGTTTAAACACATTGATCGATGGATGCTATCGAGATTGAATTCGAGGATCAGAGCCGTGCGAGAAGGGATGAAGGATTATGATCTGCGACAGCTAGCCAACGAAGTCTATTTCGAAATGATCAACGACATTCGATGGTATCTTCGGAGGGGAGGGAATAATCGAAAACTCATCAATCGAGTTTTGGATGCTTGGATAAGGATGATGGCTCCGATCACCCCGCATATTGCGGAGGAACTGTGGGAGTATCTCGGTAAAGAATGTTTTGTCTCGACATCGAATTTTCCAAATGTCATCGAAGAAGAAATTAGACTTGATGTCGAAGAAGCTGAGGAATTTCTCAAATCGATAGTGTCAGATATCAACGAAATACTCAATGTGACTGGAATTGCACCTAAACATATTCGACTATACACATCACCGAAATGGAAGATGCAAGTGTTCTCTATGGCGATAGACCTTGCAAGGAGAAAAGAACTTACAATTCCAGGGTTAACCAAAATGGTCATGAAGGATCAAGTTTTGAAAACCTATGGGAAAGAGGCTTCCGATTTCGCACGAAAAACCGCGGAAGCACTCCTCAAGTGCTCAAATGATGATCTGAGTCGATTTGAAGCTAAATTCGATGAATTCGATTTCCTCAGCGAGGCTGCCCAATTCCTCAAGAATGAGTTCGGTTGCGAGATTTCAGTTCACTCAGCTGACGATCCGAACGCGCCAGATCCTCAGAATAAAGCAAAACTCGCAATTCCGCGAAGACCAGCGATCTATGTCGAGTAG
- a CDS encoding MMPL family transporter yields the protein MFARIANFIAHHYKGIIAAWIIVLIIALPIAPQVFNIVKYEETEMAPKDVESIIAQDFINQHFPSAGREGTTIIVLTNENVLNEEMKKTVFRIKNGIFNETHGGRIDGEVRVDTLYDALEIYSTGVLKNINQRYHQTKEMVNLTAYAIFGIPFEFRTLWQETNKSCFLVFGIPAMHLATWMQINMTYPSWNVSTVDSVAYEQTKNLLMTSLEAQGLNESERSLAIGWYSTYVMAWNATRGTPLESMPSERASRALLSFEDFLLAATLPSDFETFLSSIYSNFDLTNWNDYHGINAFCKELFLSQMQSMTSQVPASYVQLFSIYFETFYSLWNSSSSVPDDLHFRGIVETSVDVLTHTVGGEEGALITAVYSNLGWNGWNNDSLISLFTATNIAQLASVDLWLVVEVGKISADASIFTFQQLSHQIVVNRTIDNFPLPIIPALLSSFVNTPKNDTMIISLTFESNDENVSLGKESVNIIREIVRSSTAGAQGITTYVTGSDAISLDLEKSTNEDIERIDPITVVLVLILIGLFFRSFIASSIPPTIIGIAMGVSFAVVYAIGSYFLPIHYSVPTLMVTSMMGAGCDYCIFILSRYREERRNGLSKEESVKTAVTWAGESIATSGATVIIGFGVLSLGRFEMLKSMGIGLALGIAIALIAALTLLPSALMLLGDRIFWPSKMTAVKKNNGQKNKEGYFTKSAKFAIKHAKAIVLVALVISIPATYLVLTLETSYDYIEAMPDNESKLGIKVLGESFGAGKMMPTLIAVEMKNPVIVNDSIDVSALDAIEDLCKELSNLSSVAEIISPTRPLGEHEPINYANLSSYPEEQATQYMALMRGMISENDSKVVLVTVSFKEDPFAKESIDSIDVIRSLASRFTTENDNVSAIYVAGSTAIMYDISTLVWEDFKAMEVFAIIGIYIVLMIVLGSLISPLRSIITILLSISWTIAVTMLLFNFLQGVPILWLMPMVLTVVCLGLGMDYDIFITTRIREEAQKGKSDTDAIVHAMERTGGIITACGIIMAGAFGTMMLSEGALLKEFGFALAFAILLDSTIVRIYLVPAAMSLLGKWNWYAPGKLQRVKREKKK from the coding sequence ATGTTTGCAAGAATCGCGAATTTCATCGCTCATCATTATAAAGGGATCATTGCAGCATGGATAATTGTGTTAATTATTGCCCTTCCCATCGCGCCACAGGTTTTCAACATAGTCAAATACGAAGAAACGGAAATGGCTCCGAAGGATGTTGAGTCGATCATTGCGCAGGATTTCATCAATCAACATTTCCCCTCAGCAGGTCGAGAGGGGACCACGATCATTGTTCTCACGAATGAAAATGTTCTCAACGAGGAAATGAAAAAGACAGTTTTCAGGATCAAGAATGGCATCTTTAATGAAACACATGGTGGCAGAATCGATGGTGAGGTGAGGGTTGATACATTATATGATGCCCTAGAGATTTACAGCACTGGTGTGCTGAAAAATATTAATCAGAGATATCACCAAACAAAAGAAATGGTAAATCTCACGGCTTACGCGATTTTTGGTATCCCCTTTGAGTTCCGAACGCTCTGGCAAGAAACGAACAAGAGCTGTTTCCTGGTTTTTGGTATCCCTGCGATGCATCTAGCAACCTGGATGCAAATCAATATGACTTATCCGTCGTGGAATGTAAGCACAGTTGATTCAGTCGCCTATGAACAAACAAAGAATTTGTTGATGACAAGTCTCGAAGCGCAGGGATTGAATGAATCAGAAAGATCGCTCGCAATTGGATGGTACTCGACCTATGTCATGGCATGGAATGCTACGAGAGGAACACCTTTAGAATCTATGCCTTCAGAAAGAGCATCGAGAGCTTTGTTGAGCTTTGAAGATTTCCTTCTTGCTGCTACCTTGCCATCCGATTTCGAGACCTTCCTCTCCTCGATTTACTCGAATTTTGATTTGACAAATTGGAATGATTATCACGGTATTAATGCGTTCTGCAAGGAGTTATTCCTATCTCAAATGCAGTCGATGACTTCTCAGGTTCCAGCCTCATATGTTCAATTGTTCTCCATTTATTTCGAGACCTTCTATTCGCTATGGAACTCGTCATCATCCGTACCTGATGACCTGCATTTCAGAGGCATCGTGGAAACCTCAGTCGATGTGCTCACTCATACAGTTGGTGGAGAAGAAGGAGCGCTTATAACAGCAGTCTATTCAAATCTCGGCTGGAACGGATGGAACAACGATTCACTCATTTCACTGTTTACGGCAACAAATATTGCACAATTAGCTTCAGTAGATCTCTGGCTTGTGGTTGAAGTTGGAAAAATTTCTGCCGATGCGTCGATCTTTACGTTCCAGCAACTCTCTCATCAGATTGTTGTTAACCGCACAATTGATAATTTCCCACTGCCGATCATCCCTGCGCTTCTCTCATCGTTCGTCAATACTCCGAAAAACGATACAATGATCATCTCATTAACATTCGAAAGTAACGACGAGAATGTTTCGCTTGGGAAAGAATCAGTGAACATCATTCGTGAAATTGTCAGGTCTTCAACAGCTGGAGCGCAGGGCATTACTACTTACGTAACAGGATCGGATGCAATTTCCCTCGATCTCGAAAAATCGACGAACGAGGACATCGAAAGAATTGATCCGATCACCGTCGTCCTCGTCCTTATTCTGATCGGACTTTTCTTCAGATCCTTCATCGCATCGTCCATTCCACCGACGATCATCGGGATCGCGATGGGTGTGAGCTTTGCGGTTGTATACGCCATCGGTTCCTATTTCCTTCCAATACACTACAGTGTTCCAACACTCATGGTCACATCGATGATGGGGGCGGGCTGTGACTATTGTATTTTCATCCTTTCAAGGTATAGAGAGGAACGGCGAAATGGCTTATCAAAGGAAGAAAGCGTTAAGACAGCTGTAACATGGGCCGGTGAATCGATCGCAACGAGCGGCGCGACTGTGATTATTGGGTTTGGCGTTCTGTCACTCGGGCGCTTTGAAATGCTGAAATCGATGGGTATCGGCCTTGCCCTTGGAATCGCAATCGCGCTCATTGCGGCACTAACTTTACTCCCGTCGGCTCTCATGCTCCTCGGGGACAGAATATTCTGGCCCTCAAAGATGACGGCCGTGAAGAAAAACAACGGACAGAAAAATAAAGAAGGATACTTTACAAAGAGCGCCAAGTTTGCCATTAAACATGCGAAGGCGATCGTCCTTGTCGCGCTTGTTATTTCGATTCCCGCCACTTATCTGGTTTTGACACTTGAAACGAGTTATGACTATATTGAAGCGATGCCAGACAATGAGAGCAAACTTGGAATCAAAGTTCTCGGTGAGAGCTTTGGTGCTGGTAAAATGATGCCGACACTCATTGCTGTCGAGATGAAAAATCCCGTCATAGTTAATGATTCGATTGATGTGAGTGCTCTTGATGCCATTGAAGACTTATGCAAGGAACTTTCGAACCTGTCAAGTGTAGCGGAAATCATCAGTCCAACTCGGCCGCTTGGCGAGCACGAGCCAATCAACTATGCAAATCTATCGTCATATCCAGAAGAACAAGCCACGCAGTACATGGCGCTCATGAGAGGAATGATCAGCGAAAATGATTCGAAGGTCGTACTGGTCACCGTCAGCTTCAAGGAAGATCCTTTTGCGAAGGAATCGATCGATAGCATCGATGTCATTCGATCACTCGCTTCGAGATTCACAACTGAGAATGACAATGTCTCAGCGATTTACGTTGCTGGTTCTACGGCGATCATGTATGATATTTCAACGCTCGTCTGGGAGGACTTCAAAGCCATGGAAGTCTTTGCAATCATAGGCATTTACATCGTTTTGATGATCGTCTTGGGTTCGTTGATAAGCCCACTCCGATCGATCATCACGATCTTACTGAGCATTTCCTGGACAATTGCAGTTACGATGCTTCTCTTCAACTTCCTGCAGGGCGTTCCGATACTGTGGCTGATGCCAATGGTCCTCACAGTCGTCTGCCTCGGTCTCGGCATGGATTATGACATTTTCATCACGACAAGGATCAGGGAAGAGGCACAAAAAGGAAAGAGTGATACAGACGCGATCGTCCATGCAATGGAACGAACGGGCGGCATCATTACAGCATGCGGTATCATCATGGCTGGTGCATTCGGAACGATGATGCTGTCCGAGGGTGCGTTGCTGAAGGAATTCGGATTTGCACTCGCCTTTGCAATCCTACTCGATTCGACGATTGTCCGCATCTACCTCGTACCAGCTGCGATGTCGCTATTGGGTAAATGGAACTGGTACGCGCCTGGAAAGCTTCAAAGAGTGAAGAGAGAGAAGAAAAAATAG
- a CDS encoding UbiX family flavin prenyltransferase yields MKSVIAITGASGAIYGKRLLETLSGEKTLIVSDTAREIVRFELGIDIEDLERLADYSYRNDDLFAPISSGSQFFDAMIIAPCSEGTIAKIASGIADTLITRVASVAMKEGRTLILVPRETPVNAVMLENQLKLCRLGVKILPASPAFYHNPKTVDDLVDFVVGKILDQIGETHNLFRRWRA; encoded by the coding sequence GTGAAATCTGTCATTGCAATCACGGGAGCTTCTGGCGCGATTTACGGGAAGCGTCTTCTGGAAACGCTTAGCGGCGAGAAAACTCTTATCGTTTCAGATACGGCCAGGGAAATTGTCAGGTTTGAACTGGGGATTGACATTGAAGACCTTGAACGACTCGCGGATTATTCCTATCGAAATGACGATCTTTTCGCCCCGATTTCTTCAGGAAGTCAATTTTTCGATGCTATGATCATCGCACCATGTTCTGAGGGCACGATCGCGAAGATTGCGTCAGGCATCGCAGATACGCTGATTACAAGGGTAGCCTCGGTTGCCATGAAAGAGGGTAGAACGCTCATTCTCGTGCCGAGGGAGACGCCTGTCAATGCTGTGATGCTAGAAAACCAGCTCAAATTATGCAGGCTCGGCGTTAAAATCCTCCCGGCAAGTCCGGCTTTCTATCACAATCCGAAAACCGTTGATGATCTTGTCGACTTCGTCGTCGGAAAGATCCTGGATCAGATCGGCGAGACGCACAACCTATTTAGGCGCTGGCGTGCATGA
- a CDS encoding 30S ribosomal protein S19e, which translates to MVTVFDVPADKVIEKTAKILKTYETIKPPEWADYVRTGRHTEKSPVQADWWYTRAASILRKVYIMGPIGTSRLAAEYGGFADRGSKPNRAVKGSGSITRKCLMQLEASGLVMKDKKKGRIVTPKGRSLLDRIAKEIHDEMTKSTTG; encoded by the coding sequence ATGGTTACAGTCTTTGATGTCCCTGCTGACAAGGTAATCGAAAAGACAGCAAAAATCCTCAAGACCTACGAGACAATCAAGCCGCCAGAATGGGCAGATTATGTGCGGACCGGTCGGCATACAGAAAAATCACCAGTTCAAGCAGACTGGTGGTACACGAGAGCCGCATCGATCCTCAGAAAGGTGTATATTATGGGTCCCATCGGCACATCGAGACTTGCTGCGGAGTATGGTGGCTTCGCCGATCGTGGGTCTAAGCCAAACAGGGCGGTCAAGGGAAGCGGATCGATCACGAGGAAATGCCTGATGCAACTGGAAGCATCGGGTCTTGTCATGAAAGATAAGAAAAAAGGAAGGATCGTCACCCCTAAAGGGCGATCTCTTCTTGACAGAATTGCTAAAGAGATTCATGATGAAATGACTAAATCAACGACAGGTTGA